A window from Oreochromis aureus strain Israel breed Guangdong linkage group 16, ZZ_aureus, whole genome shotgun sequence encodes these proteins:
- the itm2bb gene encoding integral membrane protein 2Bb isoform X2: MVKVSFNTALAQKDVKKDAETLIPEEDKDAEAAVLVRHQSRAWCWCMCLGLALMLSGVVVGGAYLYRYYVMEEGQVFFCGVKYREEDFMIQEEDEVEVELPNEYHLRQMSETIRVLETEQVELISVPVPEFEDGDPADIVHDFSRRLTAYLDLYLNKCYVIPLNTSIVTPPRDFLDLLINIKAGTYLPQSYLVREEMMVTERLEHVDQLGYFINNLCNGKETYKLQRRDRILGMQKREALNCHKIRHFGSQFVVETLICEP, encoded by the exons ATGGTCAAGGTATCATTTAACACGGCTCTGGCACAGAAAGATGTGAAGAAGGACGCCGAAACTCTTATTCCCGAGGAGGACAAA gaCGCTGAGGCTGCTGTGCTGGTGCGTCACCAGTCTCGCGCCTGGTGCTGGTGCATGTGCCTTGGTCTGGCCCTCATGCTGTCTGGAGTGGTGGTTGGAGGTGCCTACCTGTATCGCTACTATGTCATGGAG gaGGGCCAAGTATTTTTTTGTGGCGTCAAATACCGCGAAGAAGACTTCATGATCCAGGAGGAGGATGAG GTGGAGGTGGAGCTGCCAAACGAGTACCACCTGCGTCAGATGTCAGAGACGATCCGGGTGTTGGAGACGGAGCAGGTGGAGCTAATCAGTGTGCCTGTGCCCGAGTTTGAAGATGGAGACCCAGCTGACATCGTCCACGACTTTAGCCGG AGGCTGACTGCTTACCTGGATCTGTATCTGAACAAGTGCTACGTCATCCCACTCAACACCTCCATTGTCACGCCTCCCAGAGACTTTTTGGACCTTCTCATCAATATCAAG GCTGGCACCTACTTGCCTCAGTCTTACCTGGTCCGTGAGGAGATGATGGTGACCGAGCGCCTGGAGCACGTTGACCAGCTCGGCTATTTCATCAACAACCTCTGCAATGGCAAAGAGACCTACAAACTGCAGCGCAGAGACAGAATTCTGG GTATGCAGAAGCGCGAGGCTCTGAACTGCCACAAGATTCGTCACTTTGGAAGCCAGTTTGTGGTGGAAACCCTGATCTGTGAGCCTTAA
- the med4 gene encoding mediator of RNA polymerase II transcription subunit 4 → MAAAEKSTKERLLSVLDDLEVLSRELIEMLALSRSQKMPQPGEDTQILELLVQRDKEFQELMEVAQQQGKVHQEMQLLEKEVEKRDSDIQQLQKQLKEAEHILATAVYQAKEKLKSIERARKGSISSEEIIKYAHRISASNAVCAPLNWVPGDPRRPYPTDLEMRSGMLGHMANLSTNGVNGHLPGDALAAGRLPDVLTPHYPWQSSDVSVGMLPPHHGNDFGLEPPGHNKENEDDVEAMSTDSSSSSSDSD, encoded by the exons ATGGCGGCGGCGGAGAAATCGACGAAGGAGAGACTACTGTCTGTGCTGGATGATTTGGAGgttttatccag GGAGCTGATAGAGATGCTGGCCCTGTCCAGGAGTCAGAAAATGCCTCAACCTGGAGAGGACACGCAG ATCCTGGAGCTGTTGGTGCAGAGGGACAAGGAGTTTCAGGAGCTGATGGAGGTGGCACAGCAGCAGGGGAAGGTTCACCAGGAGATGCAACTGCTGGAGAAGGaggtggagaagagagacagtgACATCCAGCAGCTCCAGAAACAACTGAAGGAAGCAGAACACATCCTG GCCACTGCTGTTTACCAGGCAAAAGAGAAACTGAAATCCATTGAAAGAGCCAGGAAAG GAAGCATCTCATCAGAAGAAATCATCAAGTATGCTCACAGAATCAGTGCCAGTAACGCTGTGTGTGCTCCTCTCAACTGGGTGCCAG GTGATCCACGCAGACCGTACCCTACCGACCTGGAAATGCGTAGTGGGATGCTTGGTCACATGGCCAACCTGTCCACCAATGGTGTGAATGGGCATCTGCCAGGAGATGCATTAGCTGCTGGGAGGTTACCAG ACGTCCTGACGCCTCATTACCCGTGGCAGTCGTCTGATGTCTCAGTGGGGATGCTGCCCCCTCACCACGGCAATGACTTTGGCCTGGAGCCTCCGGGTCACAACAAGGAGAACGAAGATGATGTAGAGGCCATGTCCACAGATTCTTCCAGCAGCAGTAGTGACTCCGACTAA
- the itm2bb gene encoding integral membrane protein 2Bb isoform X1 produces MVKVSFNTALAQKDVKKDAETLIPEEDKDAEAAVLVRHQSRAWCWCMCLGLALMLSGVVVGGAYLYRYYVMEVSSEPEDNLEGQVFFCGVKYREEDFMIQEEDEVEVELPNEYHLRQMSETIRVLETEQVELISVPVPEFEDGDPADIVHDFSRRLTAYLDLYLNKCYVIPLNTSIVTPPRDFLDLLINIKAGTYLPQSYLVREEMMVTERLEHVDQLGYFINNLCNGKETYKLQRRDRILGMQKREALNCHKIRHFGSQFVVETLICEP; encoded by the exons ATGGTCAAGGTATCATTTAACACGGCTCTGGCACAGAAAGATGTGAAGAAGGACGCCGAAACTCTTATTCCCGAGGAGGACAAA gaCGCTGAGGCTGCTGTGCTGGTGCGTCACCAGTCTCGCGCCTGGTGCTGGTGCATGTGCCTTGGTCTGGCCCTCATGCTGTCTGGAGTGGTGGTTGGAGGTGCCTACCTGTATCGCTACTATGTCATGGAGGTGAGTAGCGAGCCTGAGGACAATTTG gaGGGCCAAGTATTTTTTTGTGGCGTCAAATACCGCGAAGAAGACTTCATGATCCAGGAGGAGGATGAG GTGGAGGTGGAGCTGCCAAACGAGTACCACCTGCGTCAGATGTCAGAGACGATCCGGGTGTTGGAGACGGAGCAGGTGGAGCTAATCAGTGTGCCTGTGCCCGAGTTTGAAGATGGAGACCCAGCTGACATCGTCCACGACTTTAGCCGG AGGCTGACTGCTTACCTGGATCTGTATCTGAACAAGTGCTACGTCATCCCACTCAACACCTCCATTGTCACGCCTCCCAGAGACTTTTTGGACCTTCTCATCAATATCAAG GCTGGCACCTACTTGCCTCAGTCTTACCTGGTCCGTGAGGAGATGATGGTGACCGAGCGCCTGGAGCACGTTGACCAGCTCGGCTATTTCATCAACAACCTCTGCAATGGCAAAGAGACCTACAAACTGCAGCGCAGAGACAGAATTCTGG GTATGCAGAAGCGCGAGGCTCTGAACTGCCACAAGATTCGTCACTTTGGAAGCCAGTTTGTGGTGGAAACCCTGATCTGTGAGCCTTAA